One Thermoplasma volcanium GSS1 genomic window carries:
- a CDS encoding M1 family metallopeptidase, whose amino-acid sequence MDFSIEEYDLTFDFDLSEFTYRGKEKIKLSGEANELVLDSVRLSIDSVKLNGSAVDFDVNDKALRIESRIKSGDVVDIDFHAKVSDTLMGLYLSKTREGTMITTQFESTGARMAFPCIDHPAYKAVFSITLVIDKDYDAISNMPVKKVETSDRKIVEFEKTPRMSTYLLYIGVGKFKYASERYKDREIILASLKDIKSKYPIDIAKRSIEFYEGYFGIPYALPKMHLISVPEFGAGAMENWGAITFREIALMATEDSGSLMKQNAAITIAHEIAHQWFGDLVTMKWWNDLWLNESFATFMSYKTVDSFSKQWDVFSDFIKSETGGALRSDSLKNTHPIEVDVKDPDEISQIFDEISYGKGASILRMIEDYVGAEDFRKGISKYLKEHAYGNAEGSDLWNAIETESGKPVNRIMEAWITKAGYPVLKVNKDGNRIRLTQEQFYLDGTSGNTEWPIPLTIITKKGKVSMLMEDEVYIDEMLKLNANNSGFYRVMYDNDTFNTVISSLDKFSNLDKWGLLNDMYAFLVSGRLSVNEYVERIKNFLNDEDHLVVEEIASQLTSLYLIKPSSQVVYQLAKDYLRNQVQRLGTKKKGEDDKISKLRGIVYQDLVTVDEDFAKELSPQFASLSEDPDLALAKAVAKARTDGLNELIDAANKYTDDEIRVRVIAAMGWCSKDQLSTIFSLIDNGTIKKQDMLYVFSFVVTNPSGRDFFFQNIDKIVSLMEHAFEGTGYTSRILEGSIPYIGLEKYEEIKAKASQIRSPSYNVGIDKGLETLEIIRKLYNKL is encoded by the coding sequence ATGGATTTCAGTATAGAAGAATATGATTTGACCTTCGATTTTGACCTCAGTGAGTTCACCTATCGTGGGAAAGAAAAAATAAAACTTTCTGGTGAAGCAAACGAACTCGTACTTGACTCTGTCAGGTTATCCATAGATAGCGTCAAATTGAATGGGTCAGCCGTTGATTTTGATGTTAACGACAAGGCGCTCAGAATAGAAAGCAGAATTAAGAGTGGAGATGTAGTAGATATCGACTTTCATGCAAAGGTAAGCGACACACTAATGGGATTATACCTTTCGAAGACAAGAGAAGGTACCATGATAACTACACAGTTCGAATCAACAGGCGCTAGGATGGCTTTTCCCTGTATTGATCATCCTGCCTACAAGGCAGTCTTCTCAATAACTCTTGTAATAGACAAAGACTACGATGCAATATCGAACATGCCTGTAAAGAAGGTAGAGACATCTGACAGGAAGATAGTGGAGTTTGAGAAGACTCCAAGGATGTCAACCTATCTGCTGTACATAGGTGTTGGAAAGTTCAAGTATGCATCAGAACGTTACAAGGACAGGGAGATAATACTTGCATCCCTTAAGGACATTAAGTCGAAGTATCCAATCGATATAGCTAAAAGGTCAATAGAGTTCTACGAAGGTTACTTCGGAATACCCTATGCACTGCCAAAGATGCACCTGATATCAGTTCCGGAATTCGGAGCAGGTGCAATGGAGAACTGGGGTGCAATAACATTTAGAGAGATCGCACTTATGGCGACTGAAGATTCTGGATCCCTTATGAAGCAAAATGCAGCCATAACCATTGCCCACGAAATAGCCCACCAGTGGTTCGGAGATCTCGTCACAATGAAGTGGTGGAACGATCTGTGGCTGAATGAGAGTTTTGCAACATTCATGAGTTATAAGACGGTCGATTCGTTCAGCAAACAGTGGGACGTATTTTCCGATTTCATAAAGAGCGAGACTGGCGGCGCACTTCGCTCAGATTCTCTCAAGAATACGCACCCTATAGAGGTTGATGTAAAGGATCCTGATGAGATATCGCAGATATTTGATGAGATAAGCTATGGAAAGGGTGCGTCAATACTCAGGATGATAGAAGACTATGTTGGTGCTGAAGACTTCAGGAAGGGCATATCGAAATACCTAAAAGAACATGCATATGGAAACGCAGAAGGCTCTGATCTATGGAATGCAATAGAAACAGAATCAGGAAAACCAGTGAACAGGATAATGGAGGCATGGATAACAAAGGCAGGCTATCCAGTATTAAAGGTAAACAAAGACGGTAATAGGATAAGGCTAACGCAGGAACAGTTTTACCTGGACGGGACAAGTGGAAACACGGAGTGGCCAATACCGCTCACCATAATAACAAAAAAAGGCAAGGTATCTATGCTAATGGAGGATGAAGTGTACATAGACGAAATGCTCAAACTAAACGCAAACAACAGCGGCTTCTACAGGGTTATGTATGACAATGATACTTTCAACACGGTTATAAGTAGCTTAGACAAATTCTCAAATCTCGACAAATGGGGCCTCTTAAACGATATGTATGCTTTCTTAGTATCCGGCAGGCTCTCAGTCAACGAATATGTGGAAAGGATAAAGAACTTCCTAAATGATGAAGATCACCTGGTTGTTGAAGAAATAGCTTCTCAGCTTACCTCCCTATATCTGATAAAACCATCCTCTCAAGTGGTTTATCAGCTTGCCAAGGACTATCTTAGGAATCAAGTTCAGAGACTTGGAACGAAAAAGAAAGGTGAAGACGACAAGATCTCTAAGCTAAGGGGTATAGTTTACCAGGACCTCGTAACTGTGGATGAGGATTTTGCAAAGGAGCTTTCTCCGCAGTTCGCCAGCCTGAGTGAGGATCCCGATCTTGCCTTGGCAAAAGCAGTAGCTAAAGCGAGAACAGATGGCCTAAATGAACTCATTGACGCTGCAAACAAGTATACAGACGATGAAATAAGGGTAAGAGTGATAGCTGCCATGGGTTGGTGCAGCAAGGACCAGCTCTCCACAATATTCAGTCTTATCGACAACGGCACCATTAAAAAACAAGACATGCTATATGTATTTTCTTTCGTGGTTACAAATCCGTCAGGAAGAGATTTCTTCTTCCAAAATATTGACAAAATCGTCTCGCTGATGGAACATGCGTTCGAAGGAACAGGTTACACAAGTAGGATACTTGAGGGTTCCATTCCGTATATAGGTCTCGAAAAGTATGAAGAAATCAAAGCTAAAGCCAGCCAGATCAGAAGCCCAAGCTACAATGTTGGAATAGATAAAGGGCTCGAAACTCTTGAAATAATAAGAAAGTTATATAATAAATTATGA